The sequence AAAACCGAGATCGGCGCAACTCCCCAAGATTGGAATTGGAAGATAAATCCGAGCAACGCTAATATGATTACGTGTCCAGCGGTCATGTTCGCCAAAAGACGCACGGTGAGTGCGAACGCTTTAGCAAGTGGAGAGATGATAAACTCCAACGGCCACATTAGGAGGTATAAAGGTGCAGGAACTCCATTCGGAACGGAATGAAGAATGAACTTAGGTCCTTGGTAAACGAATCCTGTTCCGTAGATCAAAAGTAAAGTGATGAGTGCGAGTGTAACGGTAACGGAAACATCACCAGTTACTGTAATACCGTTCCAAACTTTTGCGATCCAGATCGGTTCGTGATGACCCGCATCCGAATGTGCTACTTGAACTTCTTCTCCTGCGTTTACGGATTCGATTCCAAGTTGGATCACCTCTCCTACCGGAGGAATGAGTCCCATCAAATTACAGAATAGAATGAAGAAGAATAATGTGAAAATATAATGATAATAAGAATGTCCGTGACCGTCTGTGTTTGCGTCCACCACATCTTTTTTCAGGAAGCTGATGAAAGCCTCGACTGCGTTTGCGAATCTACTTTGTATCTTTAAAGGATTTTTTGCGATCAAACGAGCCGCTGGAATAAATACGATTAGAAGAAGGAAAGAAACGATCCACATCATCGTAACACGACGAGTGATATGAAGATCTATACCGCCGACGAAATGGAATCTATGACCGGTAGAATGATCTACGAAGATGTTTTCTGCATGAGGATCAAAACCTTCACGTCCTTCGAAAACTTTCTTTCCACCCACATTAAAAGGGAACTCTGCATGGTCCATCAAGTGGTGAACCAATACCTCGTTCAGATCGAAAGGTTTAGCAGCTTCTCCCTCGGAAGCGAATAATGGAAGTGAGAACAATAATAATGCGGTTGCGAAGATTTGTTTCAACATACTTGTAAAGGATCCTCTCGTAAACGACAGGAAAGAAGAGTTTTGGGAGCACCACCCAGGGTTCTATTTCCCGCAAAGTCACTTTAAAACGTCTTTCATGGCGTTTTAAGGGGTCACCTTGCGAATACCAATATTAAAAGGTTGGCGAAATGGGCAATAAAAAAACCGATCACAAAACCTTCGCTTTCCCCTCTCCAGATAAACAGTACTAAAACGGCTAAATGAATAAAAAAAGACAGAACAGTCGTTCCAAATTGGAACAAAAATCCTTCTTTGGAATGTTTCCAAAGGTTATAAAATCTAAAATTATAAATGAATAGAGAGAGTATAAGAGATATTACAATTCCCTTCCAAAAGCCTGGGATTCCTAGCTCATAGAATCGAAAGCAAAGCCCAAGAATCAAAAGAAGGATTACAAAACCTAAATAATACTTTTTAGGTTGTAATTCACCGTCAGAGTCCTTCATCCCAAAGACCGCTAGTCCTTTTTGTCGAATTGGGAAACTCTAGTGAGAAGATAATAAATCCCGTAACCGAATCCGAAAATCGCCCCGAACAGGATCCCGAAAGGAGACCAACCGAAACGTCCATCCAGATACCTTCCTATAAAAACGGAAGCAATGATGATAAATGCAAACTCTGTCCCGACGCTAGCGAGCTGCCAGGGAGAAGCGTCCTTTTTTTCAGGAGGTTTTTGGTCAGGTTCGTCCATTCTATTATTCCAATACGGTCCCGATACGATACCAACGTACCTGCATTCTAGGAATTCTATAGAATATAGTGCTTTTGAACCAGTTCATATTAGAACCTATATCCCCACACTTAGACCTAAATTCTTCCGGATCGTATTTTTGGGCAGAGTCACCGTTCTGTCCTAGATCTTCTGCACTTTTATAAGCAC is a genomic window of Leptospira dzoumogneensis containing:
- the atpB gene encoding F0F1 ATP synthase subunit A gives rise to the protein MLKQIFATALLLFSLPLFASEGEAAKPFDLNEVLVHHLMDHAEFPFNVGGKKVFEGREGFDPHAENIFVDHSTGHRFHFVGGIDLHITRRVTMMWIVSFLLLIVFIPAARLIAKNPLKIQSRFANAVEAFISFLKKDVVDANTDGHGHSYYHYIFTLFFFILFCNLMGLIPPVGEVIQLGIESVNAGEEVQVAHSDAGHHEPIWIAKVWNGITVTGDVSVTVTLALITLLLIYGTGFVYQGPKFILHSVPNGVPAPLYLLMWPLEFIISPLAKAFALTVRLLANMTAGHVIILALLGFIFQFQSWGVAPISVFGATAIYFLELFVAFLQAYVFALLTSLFVGSSMHRH
- a CDS encoding AtpZ/AtpI family protein, yielding MDEPDQKPPEKKDASPWQLASVGTEFAFIIIASVFIGRYLDGRFGWSPFGILFGAIFGFGYGIYYLLTRVSQFDKKD